A section of the Chryseobacterium scophthalmum genome encodes:
- a CDS encoding 3'-5' exonuclease has product MDFCALDFETATHEKHSACELGICIVQDSKIVETKTWLIKPPSYPYFHQRNIDVHGILPSDVKDAPRFDEIWYEVQDMMYGTLMIAHNASFDAGVLKGCLDYYGMFTPKLNYLCSIQLAKKSWNYLPKYGLKHLAEYHDIQFKHHRAGDDAEACARISLLAFEKLFLTSNDEVSEFMKQKIKML; this is encoded by the coding sequence ATGGACTTCTGCGCATTAGATTTTGAAACCGCCACTCACGAGAAGCATTCTGCCTGTGAATTGGGAATCTGTATTGTTCAGGATTCTAAAATCGTGGAGACCAAAACATGGCTGATAAAACCGCCAAGTTACCCTTATTTTCATCAGAGAAATATTGATGTACACGGCATTTTACCGAGTGATGTAAAAGACGCACCAAGGTTTGATGAAATCTGGTATGAAGTACAGGATATGATGTACGGAACTTTAATGATTGCTCACAATGCAAGTTTCGATGCAGGAGTTTTAAAGGGATGTCTTGATTATTACGGAATGTTTACCCCAAAATTGAATTATCTCTGCAGTATTCAGTTAGCCAAAAAATCTTGGAATTATCTTCCGAAATATGGCTTAAAACATCTTGCAGAATATCATGATATTCAGTTTAAACATCACAGAGCCGGAGATGATGCAGAAGCTTGTGCGAGAATTTCGCTTTTAGCTTTTGAAAAACTGTTTCTTACCAGCAATGATGAAGTTTCAGAGTTTATGAAGCAGAAAATTAAAATGCTTTAA
- the apaG gene encoding Co2+/Mg2+ efflux protein ApaG, with product MFSKITSNIKVSVDPEYDSMNSYPSENRYVFKYNIVIENDGDFPIKVLKRKWLIFDVGFGFTEVVGDGVIGLTPDVEIGDNFAYFSNVMLRSGVGNMSGKYLVENLYTKEQFEIDIPKFNLVSEVLSN from the coding sequence ATGTTTTCTAAAATTACTTCTAATATCAAAGTTTCGGTAGACCCTGAATATGATAGTATGAACTCTTATCCTTCAGAAAACCGTTACGTTTTTAAGTATAACATTGTGATTGAAAACGATGGTGATTTCCCGATTAAAGTCCTTAAAAGAAAATGGCTTATTTTCGATGTAGGATTTGGGTTTACAGAAGTTGTAGGTGATGGTGTGATTGGATTGACTCCGGATGTAGAAATCGGAGATAACTTTGCTTATTTTTCGAATGTGATGCTGCGTTCAGGCGTAGGAAATATGAGCGGAAAATATTTGGTTGAAAACTTATATACCAAAGAGCAGTTTGAAATAGATATTCCTAAATTTAATCTGGTGTCTGAGGTTTTAAGCAATTAA